A region of Paenibacillus sp. 37 DNA encodes the following proteins:
- a CDS encoding Ger(x)C family spore germination protein: protein MKRWVSISGLLICCLILLTGCWDSKEVQSINFITAIGIDYVDNRYIAYAQLIDFSSIAKQETPTSRETRDIWIGRGEGTTLSMAINDLYETSQQQTLWTHVKAIVLSKNALDGKLEDIFNTLLHSGQLRYTPWIYATEHNIPDVLSPSALLNQSAQTIELFEPMRLYKQHSGYEPIRLHQLLDGLREPASVVLLPSVSTRNETWFNGDKTPPLVRMDGFYVISKGTSQGRVAGADADGTRYVNYERVHQYPLYVYGNGRKTPDLTLMLRDPKTRIKARKQGDGVTFDLVTSVKSSITEDHGAPRTPQAMEQEAEKQIESQIRDTFEKTKSRMIDSYGLVEHLYRHNLPLWKQEVYNRADPLQRFKLGKVEVHVDILNASTYKYSE from the coding sequence GTGAAACGATGGGTATCCATAAGCGGCCTTCTTATATGCTGCTTGATCCTGCTAACGGGGTGCTGGGATTCCAAAGAGGTGCAAAGTATAAACTTCATTACGGCGATAGGAATTGATTATGTAGACAACCGGTATATTGCGTATGCCCAACTGATTGACTTCTCCAGTATTGCAAAACAGGAAACACCAACTTCCCGGGAGACAAGGGATATCTGGATTGGACGGGGCGAAGGTACAACACTGAGTATGGCTATTAACGACTTGTATGAAACGTCACAGCAGCAAACGCTCTGGACTCATGTTAAAGCTATTGTTTTATCGAAAAATGCTCTCGACGGGAAGCTGGAGGATATATTTAACACGTTGCTGCATTCAGGTCAACTGAGATATACACCCTGGATTTACGCGACAGAACATAACATTCCGGACGTGCTCTCCCCTTCTGCGCTGCTGAACCAATCCGCCCAGACCATTGAGTTATTTGAGCCCATGAGGCTATACAAACAGCATTCCGGTTACGAACCAATCCGGCTCCATCAGCTTCTTGATGGACTACGGGAGCCAGCTTCCGTTGTTCTTTTACCCTCGGTTTCAACAAGGAACGAGACTTGGTTCAACGGGGATAAAACTCCCCCCCTTGTTAGAATGGATGGATTTTATGTTATTTCCAAAGGAACAAGTCAGGGTAGAGTTGCAGGAGCAGACGCGGACGGTACACGATACGTAAATTATGAGCGCGTACATCAGTACCCACTATACGTATATGGGAATGGTCGAAAGACTCCTGATTTAACCCTGATGCTTCGTGATCCCAAGACTAGAATCAAGGCAAGGAAACAAGGAGATGGCGTCACATTTGATCTGGTTACCTCGGTCAAAAGTTCCATCACCGAAGACCATGGAGCCCCGCGCACGCCTCAGGCCATGGAACAAGAAGCGGAGAAACAAATCGAATCCCAAATCCGAGATACGTTCGAAAAAACCAAGTCACGCATGATTGATTCATACGGTCTTGTGGAACACTTATATCGCCACAACCTTCCCTTATGGAAACAGGAAGTCTACAACCGGGCGGACCCACTCCAACGTTTTAAGCTTGGAAA